A region of Fimbriimonadaceae bacterium DNA encodes the following proteins:
- the ogt gene encoding Methylated-DNA--protein-cysteine methyltransferase encodes MATLAWETPIGPLTIAVRPRGDVSRLLFGKSGPTEPSPNWSETERAVIEKMQGLIDRYLGGEKVEFDVPIHQEGSPFQLQVWRELLTIPYGQTRSYGEIASRLGGNEIARAVGRACGENRIVIVVPCHRVIGSAGRLTGFGGGLELKDRLLRLEQGCSKTLFDD; translated from the coding sequence ATGGCGACATTAGCTTGGGAAACACCGATTGGCCCACTGACGATCGCGGTGCGGCCCCGCGGGGATGTCTCCAGGCTCCTCTTCGGAAAATCGGGCCCAACCGAGCCGAGTCCGAACTGGAGCGAGACCGAGAGGGCGGTGATCGAGAAAATGCAAGGTTTGATCGACCGCTATCTTGGTGGCGAGAAGGTGGAATTCGATGTACCGATTCACCAAGAGGGTTCACCCTTCCAGCTACAGGTTTGGAGGGAGCTGCTCACCATTCCCTACGGCCAGACCCGAAGCTACGGGGAGATCGCCAGCCGATTGGGTGGGAACGAGATCGCTCGGGCAGTTGGACGCGCCTGTGGCGAGAATCGCATCGTAATTGTGGTGCCCTGCCACAGGGTCATTGGCTCCGCGGGGCGGCTCACGGGTTTCGGGGGCGGCCTTGAACTGAAAGACCGCCTTCTCAGATTGGAACAGGGATGTTCGAAAACCCTCTTCGACGACTAG
- the sasA_5 gene encoding Adaptive-response sensory-kinase SasA: MPTRELLDLFDLHVVSTDGSWLKRAVEKTAEVFDAQRVTLFLREDQDTFRLAAQHGASEWSQQTVFVRSGEGTAGKAIVSGTPRLVQGSRRRAGIASGMILPLIAPSGLRVGVLNLTRMCGHPEFGDSDLEQAQELSAKLALAFENARSYAEVQAQKEHVDEVVRATDSALFWVAAGEAIKPLNELASAWLEGSSQLHLSLREAASSGATFVTVEPLGLLRISSKRVSNSAFLVTAVDLEEFDRYHRERERLERLAEIGQMTAAIAHEIRNPLTGIRAAAAYLRTQPDSVEEFAAIIEEECERLNDLCNEFLHFARPLELDLVPVGFADLVESVIIQVRPEFSEAGIALVFDCNADPSLACDGPRTRQVLLNLLRNAREATPQGGTVTVLLDEDALTIRDTGDGIQPELMERLFTAFATTKPSGTGLGLANVKRIVDAHGWSITADSTPGAGASFVIRFKRRLAA, encoded by the coding sequence ATGCCAACGCGCGAGCTGCTAGACCTATTCGACCTTCACGTGGTGTCCACGGACGGGTCGTGGCTAAAGCGGGCGGTCGAAAAGACCGCAGAGGTCTTTGACGCCCAGCGGGTGACGCTTTTCTTACGGGAAGACCAAGACACCTTCCGCTTGGCGGCCCAGCATGGGGCCAGCGAATGGTCCCAACAAACCGTCTTTGTCCGAAGTGGCGAGGGTACGGCAGGCAAGGCAATCGTAAGTGGCACGCCGAGGTTGGTGCAGGGATCGCGCAGGCGTGCTGGAATCGCCAGCGGCATGATTCTGCCCCTGATCGCGCCATCCGGCCTGCGGGTTGGCGTACTCAACCTGACGCGAATGTGTGGCCATCCCGAGTTCGGTGATTCGGATCTGGAGCAAGCACAGGAGCTGTCGGCAAAACTGGCTCTTGCCTTCGAAAACGCTCGTTCGTATGCCGAAGTTCAGGCACAGAAAGAGCATGTCGACGAGGTCGTTCGGGCGACGGACTCCGCCCTATTTTGGGTTGCCGCAGGGGAAGCGATCAAGCCACTGAATGAGCTCGCATCAGCCTGGCTTGAAGGTTCCTCACAGCTCCACCTCTCTCTTCGGGAGGCCGCCTCCTCGGGGGCGACATTCGTGACAGTGGAGCCACTTGGCCTGCTCAGAATCTCCTCGAAGCGAGTCTCGAACTCAGCGTTCCTCGTCACGGCCGTGGACCTCGAGGAATTCGACCGTTACCACCGGGAACGCGAGCGCCTTGAGCGACTGGCCGAGATCGGCCAAATGACCGCAGCGATTGCCCATGAGATTCGTAATCCGCTGACGGGCATTCGGGCAGCTGCCGCGTATTTGCGGACTCAGCCTGATTCGGTCGAAGAGTTTGCCGCCATCATTGAGGAAGAGTGCGAGCGTCTAAACGACCTGTGCAACGAATTCCTCCATTTCGCCCGACCGCTTGAGCTGGACCTTGTTCCCGTCGGCTTTGCGGATCTGGTTGAAAGCGTCATCATCCAGGTTCGGCCGGAATTCAGCGAAGCGGGAATTGCGCTCGTATTCGACTGCAACGCCGACCCCAGTCTGGCTTGCGACGGCCCGAGGACCCGGCAGGTTCTCCTGAACTTGCTTCGCAATGCTCGTGAAGCGACGCCGCAGGGTGGGACCGTTACGGTCTTGCTGGACGAAGACGCCCTGACCATCCGTGACACCGGAGACGGAATCCAGCCGGAACTTATGGAAAGACTCTTTACCGCCTTTGCGACCACGAAGCCTTCCGGAACCGGCCTCGGTCTCGCGAACGTGAAGCGCATCGTCGATGCCCACGGATGGTCGATCACAGCCGATTCGACTCCAGGCGCGGGCGCCAGCTTTGTTATTCGATTCAAGAGGAGATTAGCGGCATGA
- the atoC gene encoding Regulatory protein AtoC, with product MSRAKRILVVDDEPNIRRILQATFEKAGWEVDLADTGESALRKMAVRPDVVLTDVTMPGMSGYELQREIRSIEPELPVIVMTAFGTIPQAIQAIRDGAFEFVTKPFDLAVLKKMADRAIEGETAPVGKKKTAKAAQKSRSFIAESPAMKSIYDMIERVADSRATVLITGESGTGKEVVARLIHDLSPRAEQAFVAVSCAALPESLLESELFGYEKGAFTGASGDKPGRFELADTGTLFLDEIGEIPLSIQVKLLRVLQEREFERLGATAPTRVDVRLVTATNRNLVHAVDEGVFRLDLLYRLQVMEIHLPPLRDRHEDIVPIAKLFLERYSGENGRQLTEIGSKAQAMLEAYAWPGNVRELENMMERAVVLAGKDEVELLETHLPISLRKAA from the coding sequence ATGAGCCGAGCCAAACGCATTCTAGTTGTCGATGACGAGCCAAATATTCGGCGGATTCTTCAGGCCACGTTCGAAAAGGCGGGCTGGGAAGTCGATCTGGCAGATACCGGCGAGTCAGCGCTTCGCAAAATGGCCGTTCGGCCGGACGTGGTCCTGACCGACGTGACGATGCCAGGAATGTCCGGCTATGAGCTCCAGCGCGAGATTCGAAGCATAGAACCTGAGCTGCCCGTTATCGTGATGACCGCCTTCGGTACCATCCCCCAGGCCATCCAGGCAATCCGGGATGGAGCGTTCGAATTCGTGACTAAGCCATTCGACCTGGCCGTGCTGAAGAAGATGGCCGATCGGGCGATCGAAGGCGAAACCGCCCCGGTTGGCAAAAAGAAGACCGCAAAGGCGGCCCAAAAATCCAGGAGCTTCATCGCCGAGTCACCCGCCATGAAGTCGATCTACGACATGATCGAGCGAGTGGCCGACTCCCGCGCAACCGTCCTGATTACGGGCGAGAGCGGCACCGGAAAGGAGGTCGTTGCGCGGCTCATCCATGACTTGTCTCCGCGCGCCGAACAGGCTTTCGTGGCTGTCTCGTGCGCCGCACTGCCGGAATCGCTCCTGGAGAGCGAGCTCTTTGGCTACGAGAAGGGCGCGTTTACCGGCGCCAGTGGCGACAAGCCGGGAAGGTTCGAGCTGGCCGATACCGGCACATTGTTCTTGGATGAGATCGGCGAAATCCCACTTTCCATCCAGGTCAAGCTCCTGCGCGTACTTCAAGAACGGGAATTCGAGCGGCTGGGAGCGACCGCGCCGACGCGCGTCGACGTGCGGCTAGTCACGGCGACGAACCGGAACCTCGTCCACGCGGTCGACGAAGGCGTCTTTAGGCTTGACCTCTTATACCGGTTGCAAGTCATGGAGATCCACCTTCCGCCTTTGCGGGACCGTCACGAAGACATCGTCCCAATCGCGAAGCTGTTTTTGGAACGGTACAGCGGGGAGAATGGTCGGCAGCTGACTGAGATTGGGTCAAAGGCTCAGGCGATGCTTGAGGCTTACGCGTGGCCCGGGAATGTGCGTGAGCTCGAGAACATGATGGAGCGTGCGGTCGTGCTGGCCGGAAAGGACGAAGTTGAGCTTCTCGAGACCCACCTGCCGATTTCCTTGCGAAAGGCGGCGTAG
- the isdG gene encoding Heme oxygenase (staphylobilin-producing), with protein sequence METPIAGCSADAMCSLPIDQERASFVAINYISCTQGYRERFECLFCSRAQAIDRMAGFCGMHVLRAANSDEPYLVVSYWKSKDHFDAWVGSSEFVEGHQRGFADLRRAKEQGEEPPMSSKFVTYEVLTR encoded by the coding sequence ATGGAAACTCCCATCGCCGGATGCTCGGCCGATGCCATGTGCTCACTGCCCATTGATCAAGAGCGCGCCAGCTTCGTCGCCATCAACTACATTTCTTGCACGCAGGGCTACCGCGAACGGTTTGAATGCCTCTTCTGCTCGAGGGCTCAGGCTATCGACCGGATGGCGGGGTTTTGCGGGATGCATGTGCTTCGAGCGGCCAATAGTGACGAGCCTTACCTGGTGGTCAGCTACTGGAAGTCCAAAGACCACTTTGATGCTTGGGTGGGTTCTTCTGAATTCGTGGAAGGACACCAGCGAGGTTTTGCGGACCTCAGAAGAGCCAAGGAGCAAGGAGAGGAACCACCGATGAGCTCAAAGTTCGTAACCTATGAGGTACTGACACGGTAA
- the ppdK gene encoding Pyruvate, phosphate dikinase, with protein sequence MNSKRVYLFRDGNATMRDLLGGKGANLAEMTQIGLPVPPGFTITTETCMQYYAEGGKLPTGLMDEVREAVKDVERQMGRNFGGSEKPLLVSVRSGAKFSMPGMMDTVLNLGLNPVTLEAMIAETGDARFVYDSYRRFIMMFSDVAFGLSKHGFDQEIFQAYKVRVGAKQDLDLTAEQLKEVSDLFLDHVRAKAGRDFPTDVWEQLALAVEAVFKSWNNDRAIVYRRTEKIPDEIGTAVTVQSMVYGNAGDDCGTGVAFTRDPSTGEKALFGEYLMNAQGEDVVAGVRTPVPISELEKQNPAVYAEFVKTCDLLERHYRDMQDLEFTIEHGKLFMLQCRAGKRTGPAAVKVAVEMVHEGLIEKEVAIQRVTGAHLDQLLHPRIDPAAIESATLLARGLAASPGAAVGSAVFDADTAAELGVHGGAGDKVILIRDETNPDDVHGMLASQGVLTARGGKTSHAAVVARGFGIPCVAGAEAIEVDAHARHMKAGGHTIRQGEIITLDGSTGNVYMGALPLIAPEVSGAFGELMAWADGARTLRVRANADNPRDSRQALEFGAEGIGLCRTEHMFFEADRLPLVQEMILTKDPATRQQMLDKLQVVQQSDFEGIFEAMEGLPVTVRLIDPPLHEFLPSHETLVRETTELKVRLGILPPDDDTTETMRLQFEEKMKLLAEVEAMREQNPMLGLRGVRLSIILPGLVVMQTRAILQAAAKLIKAGKRVYPEIMIPLVSTVNELKVVQSQLESEAKRVVEEQGVEIPYTFGTMIEIPRAALTAGEIAEYAQFFSFGTNDLTQTTFGYSRDDAEGKFLQRYVEQKILSRNPFETIDQSGVGRLMQIAVDEGRRSREGLKCGICGEHGGDPESIYFCHDLGLDYVSCSPFRVPIARLAAAQAAIRNRVTVTADK encoded by the coding sequence ATGAACTCCAAACGCGTTTATCTCTTTCGAGACGGCAATGCCACCATGCGCGACCTGCTCGGCGGCAAGGGCGCCAACCTCGCCGAAATGACCCAGATCGGATTGCCCGTGCCGCCAGGCTTTACCATCACCACCGAAACCTGCATGCAGTACTACGCTGAGGGTGGGAAGCTGCCGACCGGACTGATGGACGAGGTTAGGGAAGCCGTCAAGGACGTCGAACGACAAATGGGGCGAAACTTCGGGGGATCCGAAAAGCCGTTGCTGGTCTCCGTCCGTTCTGGCGCCAAGTTCTCGATGCCAGGCATGATGGACACCGTCCTCAACCTCGGCCTCAATCCGGTGACCCTGGAAGCCATGATTGCTGAAACCGGTGACGCAAGGTTTGTCTATGACAGCTACCGCCGGTTTATCATGATGTTCTCGGACGTGGCGTTTGGCCTTAGCAAGCACGGCTTTGATCAGGAGATCTTCCAGGCCTATAAGGTAAGAGTCGGAGCGAAGCAGGATCTTGACCTCACTGCCGAGCAACTCAAGGAAGTTAGCGACCTCTTTCTCGACCATGTGCGTGCAAAAGCCGGACGAGACTTCCCGACGGATGTCTGGGAGCAGTTAGCTTTGGCCGTTGAGGCCGTTTTCAAGAGCTGGAACAACGATCGCGCCATCGTGTACCGCCGAACCGAGAAGATCCCGGACGAAATCGGAACGGCCGTAACCGTTCAGTCGATGGTCTATGGCAATGCCGGCGACGACTGCGGTACCGGCGTCGCCTTCACCCGCGATCCCTCGACCGGCGAAAAGGCCCTGTTTGGCGAGTACCTGATGAACGCACAGGGCGAAGACGTGGTTGCCGGCGTCCGTACGCCGGTGCCGATCAGCGAACTGGAGAAGCAGAATCCCGCCGTGTATGCGGAGTTCGTCAAGACCTGTGATCTTCTCGAGCGCCACTACCGGGACATGCAGGATCTCGAATTTACGATTGAGCACGGCAAGCTGTTCATGCTCCAGTGCCGCGCCGGCAAGCGAACCGGTCCCGCGGCGGTGAAGGTCGCCGTCGAGATGGTGCACGAAGGTCTGATTGAAAAGGAGGTCGCTATCCAGCGCGTCACGGGCGCCCACCTGGACCAGCTACTTCACCCCAGAATCGATCCTGCAGCCATCGAATCCGCCACGTTGCTCGCCCGTGGACTTGCCGCATCGCCCGGCGCCGCAGTTGGCTCCGCCGTTTTTGACGCCGATACCGCCGCCGAGCTTGGTGTTCACGGCGGAGCGGGTGACAAGGTTATTCTGATTCGCGACGAAACCAATCCGGACGATGTCCACGGCATGCTCGCGTCTCAAGGCGTGCTAACGGCACGTGGCGGAAAGACCTCGCACGCCGCCGTCGTCGCCCGCGGATTCGGCATCCCCTGTGTAGCCGGCGCCGAAGCCATCGAGGTCGACGCTCACGCTCGCCACATGAAAGCGGGAGGCCACACGATTCGACAGGGGGAAATCATCACACTCGACGGGTCGACCGGGAACGTCTACATGGGTGCCCTCCCTCTCATCGCTCCGGAAGTGAGCGGTGCCTTTGGGGAACTGATGGCTTGGGCGGATGGTGCACGAACGCTAAGGGTCCGGGCCAACGCGGACAACCCGCGTGACAGCCGCCAGGCGCTCGAGTTTGGGGCCGAGGGGATAGGCCTCTGCCGAACGGAGCACATGTTCTTCGAAGCCGACCGACTCCCACTTGTCCAGGAGATGATCCTGACCAAAGATCCGGCAACGCGCCAGCAGATGTTGGACAAGCTGCAGGTCGTCCAGCAGAGTGACTTCGAAGGGATCTTCGAGGCGATGGAAGGACTCCCAGTCACCGTCCGGCTTATCGATCCCCCGCTCCACGAATTCCTGCCGTCGCATGAGACGTTGGTACGTGAAACAACGGAGCTCAAGGTCCGGCTGGGCATCCTGCCGCCTGACGACGACACCACCGAGACCATGCGGCTTCAGTTCGAAGAAAAGATGAAACTGCTGGCAGAGGTCGAGGCGATGAGGGAGCAGAACCCGATGCTTGGTCTTCGGGGCGTGCGACTCTCGATCATCCTCCCGGGCTTGGTCGTCATGCAGACGCGAGCCATCCTGCAAGCGGCGGCCAAGCTGATCAAAGCCGGCAAGCGAGTCTATCCGGAGATCATGATCCCCTTGGTCTCGACTGTCAACGAGCTCAAGGTCGTGCAGAGCCAGTTAGAAAGCGAGGCCAAGCGCGTGGTGGAGGAGCAGGGCGTCGAGATCCCTTACACCTTCGGCACCATGATCGAGATTCCTCGTGCCGCCCTGACGGCCGGCGAGATCGCCGAGTACGCACAGTTCTTCAGCTTTGGCACCAACGACCTCACCCAGACCACGTTCGGCTACAGCCGGGACGATGCGGAAGGGAAGTTCCTGCAGCGATACGTCGAGCAGAAAATCCTGTCCCGCAATCCGTTCGAGACGATCGATCAGTCCGGCGTCGGTCGCCTGATGCAGATCGCGGTGGACGAGGGCCGGCGGTCCCGCGAGGGGCTCAAGTGCGGCATCTGCGGTGAGCACGGCGGCGACCCCGAGTCGATCTATTTCTGCCACGACCTCGGCCTCGATTACGTCAGCTGCTCTCCGTTCCGCGTCCCGATTGCGCGACTTGCCGCCGCCCAGGCTGCCATCCGCAACCGCGTGACCGTCACCGCCGACAAGTAA
- the msrB gene encoding Peptide methionine sulfoxide reductase MsrB — protein MKNAILWVVALTVILGAALWAISPVTAAEQAKPKQVTKQQKKYKVSMSDQEWKKKLDSEQFRVLRQKGTERAFTGKYWDNHEAGVYKCAGCGQALFLSETKFESGTGWPSFYKPATVQAVEEHADNSYGMRRVEVVCSNCGGHLGHVFDDGPEPTGLRYCINSASLEFAKKKEEAE, from the coding sequence ATGAAGAACGCAATCCTTTGGGTAGTGGCACTGACAGTTATCCTTGGTGCGGCGTTATGGGCCATTTCACCGGTCACGGCGGCCGAGCAGGCAAAACCCAAGCAGGTCACAAAGCAGCAGAAGAAATATAAGGTGAGCATGAGCGACCAGGAATGGAAAAAGAAGTTGGATTCCGAGCAGTTTAGAGTTCTTCGACAAAAGGGCACTGAAAGGGCCTTCACGGGCAAGTACTGGGACAACCACGAAGCGGGCGTTTACAAATGTGCCGGATGCGGCCAGGCGCTTTTCCTATCGGAGACGAAGTTCGAATCGGGGACCGGATGGCCAAGCTTCTATAAACCCGCTACGGTTCAGGCGGTCGAAGAGCATGCCGACAACTCCTACGGGATGCGGCGGGTCGAAGTGGTCTGCAGTAACTGCGGAGGCCATTTGGGCCATGTCTTCGACGACGGTCCCGAACCGACAGGGCTGCGATATTGCATCAACTCCGCGAGCCTCGAGTTCGCCAAGAAGAAAGAAGAAGCCGAATAG
- the miaB gene encoding tRNA-2-methylthio-N(6)-dimethylallyladenosine synthase has translation MSTVALLNRPLERQTKRGTYYVQTWGCQMNEEDSEQLGLYLEEIGFGLAGSIHDAHVVLLNTCSVRKKPEDKAFSLLGELALTKLKRPEMVIGVCGCMAQLRADEIRRRAPHVDFVVGTANLSSVAGLVEEVLQKRAFRKRVELPERKGAVVTDIPQRKVERTGKLKAFVPIQYGCDKFCTFCIVPTTRGRERSRPTAHIVEEVQRLTELGAREVTLLGQTVNSYGKNLAEGRVPFAELLLTLAEVPDLWRIRYTSPYPRDFKTDLIQTIRDCPKVMEHVHMPLQSGDNDMLKAMKRLYTRESFLEIVAELRAAVPNIAITTDIIVGFPGETDSQFERTLDMVREVRFDGAYMFIYSPRPGTPAADREQLPYALKQQRLVELAALQNEITCERNSRLVGQEFEVLVEGRSPKDPNLLQGYTREFKMMHFAGSTDQIGQLVKVRATEAHLWGLSGRVLA, from the coding sequence ATGTCTACTGTCGCCCTGCTGAACCGGCCGCTTGAGCGCCAAACCAAGCGAGGCACGTACTATGTCCAAACCTGGGGCTGCCAGATGAACGAAGAGGACAGCGAGCAGCTCGGCCTGTACCTGGAGGAGATCGGTTTCGGTCTTGCAGGCTCGATCCATGACGCTCATGTCGTCCTTCTCAACACCTGCAGCGTGCGAAAGAAGCCGGAAGACAAGGCATTCAGCCTGCTTGGCGAACTGGCACTCACCAAACTGAAGCGCCCCGAAATGGTGATCGGGGTGTGCGGATGCATGGCCCAGCTGAGGGCCGACGAGATTCGCCGGCGTGCTCCCCATGTGGACTTCGTTGTCGGCACCGCCAACCTGAGCTCGGTTGCGGGACTGGTCGAGGAGGTTCTGCAGAAGCGCGCGTTTCGCAAACGTGTCGAACTCCCCGAGCGTAAGGGCGCGGTCGTTACCGACATCCCGCAGCGCAAAGTCGAACGGACCGGCAAGCTAAAGGCATTCGTCCCGATCCAGTACGGCTGCGACAAGTTCTGCACGTTCTGTATCGTGCCCACCACGCGCGGGCGGGAGCGTAGCCGGCCGACTGCCCATATCGTCGAGGAAGTCCAGCGGCTAACCGAGCTCGGCGCCCGAGAAGTCACCCTGCTGGGCCAGACGGTGAACAGCTACGGGAAGAACCTCGCCGAGGGCCGGGTGCCGTTTGCAGAGCTGTTGCTCACGCTGGCGGAGGTACCTGACCTTTGGCGAATCCGCTACACCAGCCCGTACCCGCGGGACTTTAAGACCGATCTGATCCAGACGATACGGGATTGTCCCAAGGTGATGGAGCACGTTCACATGCCTCTGCAATCTGGCGACAACGACATGCTGAAAGCGATGAAGCGGCTCTACACGCGGGAGTCGTTTCTTGAGATCGTTGCCGAGCTGCGCGCTGCGGTGCCGAACATCGCGATCACGACGGACATCATTGTCGGCTTTCCTGGTGAGACCGATTCGCAGTTCGAACGCACCCTCGATATGGTGCGAGAGGTCCGGTTCGACGGCGCCTATATGTTCATCTACAGTCCACGACCCGGAACGCCGGCGGCGGATAGGGAGCAGCTTCCCTACGCGCTCAAGCAGCAACGGCTCGTGGAGCTTGCCGCTCTGCAGAATGAGATTACGTGCGAACGGAATTCGAGGCTTGTTGGGCAGGAGTTCGAGGTACTGGTTGAGGGTCGATCGCCAAAGGACCCCAATTTGCTGCAGGGATATACGAGGGAATTCAAGATGATGCACTTTGCTGGATCGACAGACCAGATTGGGCAACTGGTCAAAGTGAGGGCCACGGAGGCTCACCTCTGGGGATTGAGCGGTAGGGTGTTGGCCTGA
- the sigE_2 gene encoding ECF RNA polymerase sigma factor SigE, translating to MVSPVLSLDEQKRFNELSEASYRKVLNLAYRLAGNRSDAEDLTQEAYYRAYRGFHSYEGDRPFENWIFRIVTRLFLDMTRRRKRRVQTVSSDAPLRSDATDDTVTLDTADPSAGPEQVLLERHFSEPLECTLSELSEDQRMLIMLADVERVPYQEIADMLDTPVGTIRSRLHRIHKRLRERLDQFEKARRCNKPNCCMSPS from the coding sequence ATGGTATCCCCGGTCCTGTCCTTAGACGAGCAAAAGCGATTCAACGAGCTTTCCGAAGCCTCTTACCGCAAAGTGCTGAATCTCGCCTATCGCCTAGCCGGCAACCGATCCGACGCCGAGGATTTAACCCAGGAGGCTTACTACCGAGCTTATCGAGGCTTCCACAGCTATGAGGGGGACCGACCCTTTGAAAACTGGATTTTCCGGATCGTAACGCGCCTATTCCTGGATATGACACGACGGCGAAAGCGGCGTGTGCAGACGGTTTCCAGCGATGCCCCTCTTCGCAGCGACGCAACCGACGACACGGTGACGCTCGACACGGCCGATCCTTCGGCGGGGCCGGAACAGGTCCTGTTGGAACGCCACTTCTCGGAGCCCCTGGAGTGCACTCTCAGCGAACTATCCGAAGACCAACGGATGCTGATCATGCTCGCCGACGTCGAGCGCGTTCCCTACCAGGAAATCGCCGACATGCTCGACACGCCGGTTGGCACCATCCGGTCGCGGCTTCACCGCATTCACAAGCGGCTGCGCGAGCGGCTCGACCAGTTCGAGAAAGCCCGGCGGTGCAACAAGCCGAACTGCTGCATGAGCCCGTCCTAG
- the mscL gene encoding Large-conductance mechanosensitive channel translates to MWKEFKEFALRGNVIDLAVGVIIGGAFQRIIDSVVKDLLMPPLGMLTGGIDFANQFAVLKHGTPAGPYPSVDAATKAGAVTLNYGLFLNATIQFVLMAFAVFMIVKAMNRLRRREEAEPAPAAPPRQEVLLEEIRDAIRSRA, encoded by the coding sequence ATGTGGAAGGAGTTCAAGGAGTTCGCCCTCCGCGGAAACGTGATAGACCTAGCGGTTGGCGTGATTATCGGCGGAGCCTTCCAGCGAATCATCGACTCGGTGGTGAAGGACCTCCTGATGCCGCCACTTGGCATGCTGACTGGGGGCATCGACTTTGCCAACCAGTTCGCCGTGCTCAAGCACGGCACCCCAGCCGGCCCCTATCCATCGGTGGACGCAGCCACGAAGGCCGGCGCCGTTACCCTGAACTACGGGCTGTTTCTGAACGCTACGATCCAGTTTGTCCTGATGGCTTTCGCCGTCTTCATGATCGTGAAGGCAATGAATCGCCTTCGACGACGTGAAGAGGCTGAACCGGCACCGGCTGCACCTCCGCGGCAAGAGGTCTTGCTTGAAGAAATCCGGGATGCGATCCGCAGTCGCGCGTAG